From a region of the Agrobacterium tumefaciens genome:
- a CDS encoding DUF1489 family protein — protein sequence MPLHLIKLCVGADSIEDLRDWVSQRSLINIAAGLEPHSVHTTRMIPKRVEELLDGGSLYWVIKGQVQARQKLLDIRSFKGEDGISRCDLVLGPEVIETSPAPKRPFQGWRYLNDPEAPRDLGGTSSGGEDMPLELRRELAELGLL from the coding sequence ATGCCTCTCCATCTCATAAAACTCTGCGTCGGCGCGGATTCGATCGAGGACCTTCGGGACTGGGTATCGCAGCGCTCGCTTATCAATATTGCGGCAGGCCTTGAGCCGCACAGCGTCCATACGACCCGGATGATCCCCAAGCGCGTCGAAGAGCTGCTCGATGGCGGCTCGCTCTACTGGGTCATCAAAGGGCAGGTGCAGGCGCGCCAGAAGCTTCTCGATATTCGCTCCTTCAAGGGTGAAGACGGTATTTCCCGCTGCGATCTGGTGCTCGGCCCTGAGGTGATCGAGACGTCACCCGCGCCAAAACGCCCGTTTCAGGGCTGGCGTTACCTGAACGATCCCGAAGCGCCACGTGATCTCGGCGGAACAAGTAGCGGCGGCGAAGATATGCCGCTGGAGCTGAGACGGGAACTGGCTGAACTCGGCCTTCTCTGA
- a CDS encoding DUF1127 domain-containing protein — protein sequence MTMVHTHPTASRSSARLISTVWLHRLAGYVSEFAAARRRARMMRALEALPPETLKDIGWPTTDNNRARIVRK from the coding sequence ATGACCATGGTACACACGCATCCAACCGCAAGCCGTTCAAGTGCACGGCTAATATCAACCGTCTGGCTGCACCGTCTGGCCGGCTATGTTTCGGAGTTTGCTGCCGCACGGCGCCGCGCCAGAATGATGCGCGCACTGGAAGCACTGCCCCCTGAGACATTGAAGGATATTGGATGGCCAACGACGGACAACAACCGCGCCCGTATCGTGCGCAAATAG
- a CDS encoding transglutaminase-like cysteine peptidase has protein sequence MNKNKRFGFFLIAFIASAFAQQAFASPAAVMRVIGKANPPIGHYEFCQTYQSECRPTSLDNGPMKLTEDSWKTILDVNYTVNTTITPMTDMEIYGVEERWAYPTTAGDCEDFVLLKRKMLMNKGISPSNLLITVVLQPNGQGHAVLTVRTDRGDFILDNMRNKVMNWSETEYTYLKRQDSANPGRWVKIQDGRATTAVGGIN, from the coding sequence ATGAACAAGAACAAGCGTTTCGGTTTCTTTCTGATTGCATTCATCGCCAGCGCCTTCGCACAGCAGGCTTTCGCGTCACCGGCAGCCGTCATGCGCGTCATCGGCAAAGCCAACCCGCCGATCGGCCATTACGAGTTCTGCCAGACCTATCAGAGCGAATGCCGTCCGACCTCGCTCGACAACGGTCCGATGAAGCTGACGGAAGATAGCTGGAAGACCATTCTTGACGTCAACTACACCGTGAACACCACGATCACGCCGATGACCGACATGGAAATCTACGGCGTTGAAGAGCGCTGGGCTTACCCGACCACGGCTGGCGATTGCGAAGACTTTGTTTTGCTGAAGCGCAAGATGCTGATGAACAAGGGCATCTCCCCTTCCAACCTGCTCATCACCGTCGTTCTTCAGCCAAATGGCCAGGGCCATGCCGTTCTGACGGTTCGCACCGACCGCGGCGACTTCATTCTCGATAACATGCGCAACAAGGTCATGAACTGGTCTGAGACGGAGTACACCTACCTGAAGCGTCAGGACAGCGCCAATCCGGGCCGCTGGGTGAAGATTCAGGACGGCCGCGCCACCACGGCGGTCGGCGGCATCAACTGA
- a CDS encoding PilZ domain-containing protein: MFSSRSINTAPIVRPVEETGIENAVRIGFSGRLMLPDHQEYDCTATEMTAEKAQFTCSAMARNGDRVIAYLQHIGRIEGTIVTVTTAGFIIAINAPERKREKLAAQLAWIAKRQMLGLPEDRRHDRLTPRNAKAQLMLEDGALVPCRLIDLSLSGAAVEIDDRPDLGSRVQLGKHMTGKIVRHFMEGVAIEFDRVQSADALIEFL, from the coding sequence ATGTTCTCATCCCGTTCGATCAATACAGCCCCTATCGTCCGCCCGGTCGAGGAGACCGGTATCGAGAATGCCGTTCGCATCGGTTTCTCGGGCCGGCTGATGCTGCCCGATCATCAGGAATATGATTGCACCGCAACGGAAATGACCGCTGAAAAAGCGCAATTCACCTGCTCGGCCATGGCGCGCAACGGTGATCGAGTGATTGCCTATCTGCAGCACATCGGCAGAATTGAAGGTACAATCGTCACCGTAACGACGGCAGGGTTTATCATCGCCATCAATGCGCCCGAGCGCAAACGTGAAAAGCTCGCAGCCCAGCTCGCCTGGATCGCCAAGCGCCAGATGCTTGGCCTGCCGGAAGACCGTCGCCACGACCGTCTGACGCCACGCAACGCCAAGGCTCAGTTGATGCTGGAAGACGGCGCGCTCGTGCCATGCCGTCTTATCGACCTGTCGCTATCGGGTGCAGCCGTCGAGATCGACGACCGTCCTGATCTCGGCAGCAGGGTCCAGCTTGGCAAGCACATGACCGGCAAGATCGTCCGACACTTCATGGAGGGCGTCGCCATCGAGTTCGACCGGGTTCAGTCGGCCGACGCACTGATCGAGTTTCTCTGA
- a CDS encoding formyl transferase, which yields MSEPNKRLLVMTAGGANPNVMINALAAHFPDIHVFLENPEGKGEIFKRRARLLGWLTAAGQMGTMVASRLGKRFTARRTAEIIAEHGLNAEIGSAIPVARFSSLNDEDCHRAAEKLQPAVIFTISCRILKPRTLASFECPVINFHAGINPAYRGQMGGYWALVENDKGNFGATVHLVDKGVDTGATLYEMRLKPARNDTISTYPLLLTAGSIDIAVSAIEDALSGSLSPQPPLPGKSVLRYPPPLWTWLWNGVTRRIW from the coding sequence ATGAGCGAACCGAACAAGCGATTGCTGGTGATGACGGCGGGTGGTGCCAACCCGAACGTGATGATCAACGCTCTCGCGGCCCATTTTCCGGATATCCATGTTTTTCTGGAAAACCCTGAAGGCAAAGGCGAGATCTTCAAGCGTCGTGCACGCCTCCTCGGCTGGCTGACTGCCGCAGGCCAGATGGGCACGATGGTTGCCTCGAGGCTCGGCAAACGTTTCACCGCCAGACGAACGGCTGAGATCATTGCCGAACACGGCCTCAACGCAGAAATCGGCAGCGCGATCCCGGTGGCGCGCTTTTCCTCCCTGAACGATGAAGACTGCCACAGGGCAGCCGAAAAACTGCAACCTGCCGTGATCTTCACCATCTCGTGCCGGATCTTGAAGCCCAGGACATTGGCAAGTTTTGAATGCCCCGTCATCAACTTTCATGCCGGTATAAACCCGGCCTATCGTGGCCAGATGGGTGGTTACTGGGCACTGGTGGAAAATGACAAAGGCAATTTCGGTGCGACGGTGCATCTCGTCGACAAGGGCGTCGACACAGGCGCAACGCTTTATGAAATGCGCCTGAAACCGGCACGCAACGACACGATTTCCACCTACCCCCTGCTCCTCACAGCCGGATCGATCGATATCGCCGTCAGCGCCATCGAGGATGCACTGTCAGGAAGCCTGTCGCCGCAGCCGCCTTTGCCGGGAAAATCCGTACTGCGATATCCGCCACCCCTGTGGACCTGGCTGTGGAACGGCGTGACGCGACGCATCTGGTGA
- a CDS encoding NAD(P)H-hydrate dehydratase: protein MIFQSSLCLIDPEAMSRVDAAAGQSGIALFGLMEQAGQAVAAAALRHYPDAHRFVVLCGGGNNGGDGYVAARELAAAGADVAVYQLGDASNLKGDARLAYERSGTRPLPLANYEPRVGDVVVDAIFGAGLSRDVPLEVKRLIEAIAAAKLPVIAVDLPSGLCGRRGVALGAAFAAARTVTFMMRKPGHVLLPGRELCGVLEVFDIGIPQRILAAQAGKVAENHPQLWQHALPRPDAETHKFKRGHLTVFSGPPHATGAARMTSLAALKAGAGIVTVAAPQTALDILSITLTAVMTSPLDTVEELGLWLRDKRHATFVLGPGFGDLEKARAFMSLLGDASLVLDADGITAFKEKPESLFALMASGKGHFVMTPHEGEFARLFPDIAGDVTLGKVERAQAASARSGAVVVYKGADTVIAAPDGRALVNTNAPPSLATAGSGDVLAGIIGALLAQGVPVFEAAAAGVWLHGEAGQRAGPGLTAEDLVHAVRPFS, encoded by the coding sequence ATGATCTTCCAATCCTCTCTCTGCCTCATCGATCCTGAAGCCATGTCCCGCGTCGATGCGGCGGCGGGACAGTCCGGAATTGCCCTGTTTGGCCTGATGGAACAGGCCGGGCAGGCTGTGGCCGCGGCAGCGCTCAGGCATTATCCCGACGCTCACCGTTTCGTGGTCCTGTGCGGGGGCGGCAATAATGGTGGCGACGGTTACGTGGCTGCGCGCGAGCTAGCGGCCGCCGGCGCCGACGTCGCTGTCTATCAGCTGGGAGACGCTTCAAATCTCAAGGGCGACGCCCGTCTTGCCTATGAGCGGAGCGGAACGAGGCCTTTGCCCCTGGCTAATTACGAACCGCGTGTCGGTGATGTGGTGGTCGATGCCATCTTCGGGGCCGGGCTTTCCCGTGATGTACCCTTGGAGGTGAAGCGGCTGATCGAGGCTATTGCGGCAGCGAAGCTTCCGGTCATTGCTGTGGATTTGCCTTCAGGGCTTTGCGGCAGACGGGGTGTTGCGCTCGGGGCGGCGTTCGCTGCGGCGCGAACCGTGACGTTCATGATGCGCAAGCCCGGTCATGTCTTGTTGCCGGGGCGGGAATTGTGCGGCGTGCTTGAGGTGTTCGACATCGGCATCCCCCAACGTATTCTTGCCGCGCAGGCCGGAAAGGTGGCAGAAAATCATCCGCAGTTGTGGCAACACGCCTTGCCGCGACCTGATGCGGAAACGCACAAGTTCAAACGGGGTCATCTGACTGTCTTTTCCGGGCCGCCGCACGCCACGGGTGCGGCGCGCATGACGTCGCTTGCCGCGCTGAAGGCTGGAGCCGGCATCGTCACGGTGGCTGCCCCGCAAACCGCACTGGATATTCTGTCAATCACGCTGACTGCGGTGATGACGTCGCCACTCGACACCGTCGAGGAACTTGGTCTTTGGCTGCGGGATAAACGACACGCCACCTTCGTTCTCGGTCCCGGCTTTGGCGATCTTGAGAAGGCGCGTGCTTTCATGTCTCTTCTCGGTGACGCCTCACTTGTTCTCGATGCGGATGGCATAACGGCGTTCAAGGAAAAGCCGGAAAGCCTGTTTGCGCTGATGGCGTCAGGTAAGGGGCACTTCGTCATGACGCCGCATGAGGGCGAATTCGCGCGGCTGTTTCCTGACATTGCGGGCGATGTCACACTTGGCAAGGTCGAACGGGCACAGGCAGCTTCGGCGCGCAGCGGGGCTGTCGTCGTCTACAAGGGAGCGGATACCGTCATCGCCGCGCCGGATGGCAGAGCACTCGTCAATACGAATGCGCCGCCGTCTCTGGCAACGGCCGGATCTGGCGACGTGCTGGCCGGGATCATTGGTGCCTTGCTTGCGCAGGGCGTGCCCGTTTTCGAGGCTGCGGCAGCCGGTGTCTGGCTGCACGGCGAGGCGGGGCAAAGGGCAGGACCTGGTCTCACGGCTGAGGATCTGGTCCATGCCGTCAGGCCGTTCTCATGA
- a CDS encoding LysR family transcriptional regulator: MTVTFRQPLPLLDNDILRTFVAIAETGNFSTAAEVVFRTPSAVSMQIKKLEEQLKTTLFLRDARSVTLTAHGETLLTYARRMIALSNEAVSRFVMPELSGVVRLGAPEDIGERGLLPGILKRFAEAFPGIMIDVTIDSSSNLYKRMDEQRLDLALVNCASHPLRDTGEVLMRERLVWTGAKCGTAHLRDPLPISIWEEGCIWRSEAINSLEKRGRNFRVAYLSGHTMAQRAAIIADLAIAPLPRSYVQNDMVILGDKEGLPELGCFDIRLIVGEKPSRPIQAVAESIRNAFLDAAKAA; the protein is encoded by the coding sequence ATGACCGTTACGTTCCGCCAACCCCTGCCGTTGTTGGACAACGACATTTTGAGAACCTTCGTGGCGATTGCCGAAACCGGAAATTTTTCCACGGCCGCCGAAGTGGTGTTCAGAACGCCATCCGCCGTTTCCATGCAGATCAAGAAACTCGAGGAACAGTTGAAGACGACGCTGTTCCTGCGCGATGCCCGCTCCGTGACGCTGACGGCGCATGGCGAGACGCTTTTGACTTATGCGCGACGCATGATTGCCTTGTCGAACGAGGCCGTGTCGCGCTTTGTCATGCCGGAGCTTTCTGGCGTCGTGCGCCTCGGTGCGCCTGAAGACATTGGTGAGCGCGGGCTTCTGCCTGGCATTCTCAAGCGTTTTGCCGAGGCGTTTCCGGGCATCATGATCGATGTCACGATCGATTCCAGTTCCAATCTCTATAAGCGCATGGATGAGCAGCGCCTCGATCTGGCGCTTGTGAACTGTGCCTCCCATCCGCTGCGCGATACCGGCGAGGTGCTGATGCGCGAACGTCTTGTCTGGACGGGGGCAAAATGCGGAACGGCCCATCTTCGCGATCCGCTGCCGATTTCCATATGGGAAGAAGGTTGCATCTGGCGTTCCGAGGCAATCAACTCGCTTGAAAAGCGCGGGCGCAATTTCCGCGTCGCCTATCTCAGCGGTCACACCATGGCGCAGCGTGCGGCGATCATCGCCGATCTCGCCATTGCGCCGTTGCCGCGATCCTATGTGCAGAACGACATGGTCATTCTCGGGGACAAGGAAGGGCTTCCCGAACTCGGCTGTTTCGATATTCGCCTGATCGTCGGAGAAAAGCCGTCACGCCCTATCCAGGCCGTTGCCGAGAGCATTCGCAACGCGTTTCTCGATGCTGCCAAAGCCGCCTGA
- a CDS encoding entericidin A/B family lipoprotein — protein sequence MITRIVSVFAVAIVTVVTLSSCGNTIRGVGRDTANAVDATQDAGRSVDRAARR from the coding sequence ATGATCACACGCATCGTTTCTGTTTTTGCCGTCGCCATCGTAACAGTCGTGACACTCAGCTCTTGCGGCAACACCATCCGCGGCGTGGGCCGGGATACGGCAAATGCTGTTGATGCGACGCAGGACGCCGGCCGCAGCGTAGATCGCGCCGCCCGTCGCTAA
- a CDS encoding phosphodiester glycosidase family protein, whose product MKRLMTWLVPLLLPFSADAGAQPDFCKAIDHAGGRYLVCSFDPTQNDIRIYDRDHVSGEGYGSFASLSSGLWRQHMFSVFAMNGGMYHQDYSPVGLFIENGVERSPIVTNDGWGNFHLLPNGVFYLNGQTAGVLATEAYVAAGMKPDFATQSGPMLVIDDQLHSRFLPDSDSFKRRNGVGVSRDGVVHFVISESTVRFYDFATLFRDVLDSPNALYLDGTISSVEIPAMKRRDSLFQMGPIIAVVEKVPD is encoded by the coding sequence ATGAAAAGACTGATGACGTGGCTGGTGCCGCTGCTGTTGCCGTTCTCGGCTGATGCTGGCGCGCAGCCGGATTTTTGCAAGGCCATTGACCACGCCGGCGGCCGCTATCTTGTTTGCAGTTTCGATCCGACCCAAAACGACATCCGGATCTATGATCGCGACCATGTCTCCGGTGAGGGATATGGCTCTTTTGCCAGTCTCTCGTCCGGCCTGTGGCGACAACACATGTTCAGCGTCTTTGCCATGAATGGCGGCATGTACCATCAAGACTATTCGCCGGTTGGGCTCTTCATCGAAAACGGTGTCGAGCGCTCACCGATTGTCACCAATGATGGTTGGGGCAATTTCCATCTGCTGCCGAACGGGGTGTTTTACCTCAACGGGCAAACGGCCGGCGTGTTGGCGACAGAGGCCTATGTTGCGGCGGGGATGAAGCCGGATTTCGCGACGCAGTCCGGGCCGATGCTGGTGATCGACGACCAGCTTCACTCACGTTTCCTGCCGGATAGCGACAGTTTCAAGCGTCGCAACGGTGTTGGCGTTTCGCGCGACGGCGTCGTGCATTTCGTGATCTCGGAAAGCACGGTTCGCTTCTACGATTTTGCCACCCTGTTTCGAGATGTGCTCGATTCCCCCAACGCGCTTTATCTCGACGGCACGATTTCGAGCGTCGAGATACCGGCGATGAAGCGCCGGGATTCGCTGTTTCAGATGGGACCGATCATCGCCGTGGTCGAGAAGGTGCCGGATTGA
- a CDS encoding methylenetetrahydrofolate reductase: MIIKRNMHKLSRISASIEASPAQVLGSESLANLFPPATAVYLTDLGPTSQDRLVEAAKHLRDLGYNPVPHFAARRLPSRDRFETLVKRLADEAELTDVLVIGGGVGKAAGPFSSSMELLETGIFDSLGIRRIGVAGHPEGSPDFSEETALAALKFKQDFAERSDASMHIVTQFGFDAARFIGWAEGLAASGIDLPVHIGVSGPAKITTLVKYAALCGVGNSIAYLKKNALSLTALAKGHSPEGVVSPIERHWLENPAGPIRQIHVFPFGGLQKSAEWLRERGSWQSNADDRNNLPGSLAG; this comes from the coding sequence ATGATAATCAAAAGGAACATGCACAAATTGTCCAGAATTTCAGCCTCCATAGAAGCCTCACCGGCGCAGGTGCTGGGCTCCGAGAGCCTCGCAAACCTCTTTCCGCCAGCAACCGCCGTCTACCTGACCGACCTCGGACCGACGTCACAGGACAGGCTTGTCGAAGCCGCGAAGCATCTGCGCGATCTGGGTTACAACCCGGTTCCGCATTTTGCCGCCCGCAGGCTCCCATCGCGTGACAGGTTCGAGACGCTGGTCAAACGTCTCGCCGACGAAGCGGAGCTGACAGATGTGCTTGTCATTGGCGGCGGCGTGGGCAAGGCCGCAGGCCCGTTCTCGTCCAGCATGGAGCTTCTGGAAACGGGAATCTTCGACAGTCTCGGCATCAGGCGCATCGGCGTTGCCGGTCACCCGGAGGGCAGCCCCGATTTCAGTGAGGAGACCGCACTCGCAGCCCTGAAGTTCAAGCAGGATTTTGCCGAACGCAGCGACGCCTCGATGCATATCGTCACGCAGTTCGGCTTTGACGCTGCCCGCTTCATAGGCTGGGCAGAAGGCCTTGCCGCCTCCGGCATCGATCTGCCTGTGCATATCGGCGTTTCCGGCCCGGCCAAGATCACCACTCTGGTGAAATACGCAGCATTATGCGGGGTCGGGAACTCGATCGCCTATCTCAAGAAGAACGCGCTCTCCCTGACCGCGCTGGCCAAGGGCCACTCGCCGGAAGGTGTTGTCAGCCCGATCGAGAGACACTGGCTGGAAAACCCGGCAGGCCCCATCCGCCAGATTCATGTCTTCCCATTCGGCGGGCTGCAAAAATCGGCAGAATGGCTGAGGGAGCGCGGAAGCTGGCAATCGAACGCCGACGACCGCAATAACCTACCCGGCTCTCTCGCCGGGTAA
- a CDS encoding P-II family nitrogen regulator, whose amino-acid sequence MKKIEAIIKPFKLDEVKEALQEVGLQGITVTEAKGFGRQKGHTELYRGAEYVVDFLPKVKVEVVLADENAEAVIEAIRNAAQTGRIGDGKIFVSNVEEVIRIRTGETGVDAI is encoded by the coding sequence ATGAAAAAGATCGAAGCGATCATTAAGCCTTTCAAGCTCGATGAAGTGAAGGAAGCCCTTCAGGAAGTCGGACTGCAGGGAATCACGGTCACGGAAGCAAAAGGCTTTGGTCGTCAGAAGGGCCACACTGAACTCTACCGCGGTGCAGAGTACGTTGTGGACTTTTTGCCGAAAGTGAAAGTCGAAGTTGTATTGGCGGATGAAAATGCGGAAGCCGTTATCGAGGCAATCCGCAACGCGGCTCAGACCGGGCGCATCGGCGACGGAAAGATTTTCGTTTCCAATGTGGAAGAAGTCATCAGAATTCGAACCGGTGAAACAGGCGTGGACGCCATATAA
- a CDS encoding GlxA family transcriptional regulator: MSKSSQKKRSIVFFLVPQFTLLPFTAAVETLRIANRMLGYKAYEWRLASADGQKVMSSSGICLEADTCLADERRYVSGENRPEMAIICSGIDVDQYHNKSVNAWLREGYNRGISIGSLCTGAHILAQAGLLNGKRCAIHWENLPGFSEAFPQVEVYADLYEVDSNIYTCAGGTASLDMMLNLLRQDFGDNLVNRVCEQQLTDRVRNPHDRQRLPLRARLGVQNNKVLSIIELMESNLAEPLSLLDIADGADLSRRQVERLFRQEMGRSPARYYLEIRLDRARHLLVQSAMPVVEVAVACGFVSASHFSKCYREIYNRTPQQERAERKLVLSASRMAAASQGKAAH, from the coding sequence ATGAGCAAATCGTCCCAAAAGAAACGCTCGATCGTCTTTTTTCTTGTTCCGCAATTTACCCTGCTGCCGTTCACGGCCGCCGTCGAAACGTTACGCATCGCCAATCGTATGCTGGGCTACAAGGCCTATGAATGGCGCCTTGCGTCTGCCGATGGCCAGAAGGTCATGTCATCGAGCGGCATCTGTCTTGAGGCCGACACCTGTCTTGCCGACGAGCGGCGCTATGTCAGCGGTGAAAACCGGCCTGAAATGGCGATCATCTGTTCCGGCATCGATGTCGATCAATACCACAACAAATCCGTCAACGCCTGGCTTCGCGAAGGCTACAACCGTGGCATTTCGATCGGAAGCCTCTGTACGGGCGCCCATATCCTTGCTCAGGCGGGCCTGTTGAACGGCAAGAGATGTGCGATCCACTGGGAAAACCTGCCCGGCTTTTCCGAAGCCTTCCCGCAGGTGGAAGTCTACGCCGATCTCTACGAAGTCGATTCCAACATCTACACCTGTGCCGGCGGCACCGCGTCGCTGGACATGATGCTGAACCTTCTCAGACAGGATTTCGGCGACAACCTCGTCAATCGTGTCTGCGAACAGCAATTGACCGACCGTGTCCGCAACCCGCACGACCGCCAGCGTCTGCCGTTGCGCGCGCGCCTCGGCGTGCAGAACAACAAGGTCCTGTCGATTATCGAACTGATGGAAAGCAATCTTGCCGAACCGCTGTCGCTGCTCGACATCGCCGATGGCGCCGATCTTTCCCGCCGCCAGGTCGAACGCCTGTTCCGTCAGGAAATGGGTCGCTCCCCTGCCCGTTATTATCTCGAAATCCGCCTTGACCGGGCCCGCCACCTTCTCGTTCAGTCGGCCATGCCCGTGGTCGAGGTCGCGGTTGCCTGTGGTTTCGTCTCCGCCTCGCATTTTTCCAAATGCTACCGGGAAATCTACAACCGCACCCCGCAGCAGGAACGGGCAGAACGCAAGCTGGTGCTCAGCGCATCCCGCATGGCCGCAGCAAGCCAGGGTAAAGCCGCGCACTGA
- a CDS encoding L-serine ammonia-lyase — protein sequence MFLSVFDVFKIGIGPSSSHTMGPMTAANRFLDLILSDEWPRPAGATVARFRVTLHGSLAFTGIGHGTGRAVILGLTGQRPDLVDPDAMDGIIAEVEKSGIVSPPGHPSYTFRPAEDLVYDKKNPLPGHANGMTFSAYDNQDRLLVKRIYYSVGGGFVVTDTELDAIRQRGKTIDNGPRVPYPFATAREMLDMAQRSGRTIAQMKRANEETVVSRDELNARLDQIWEAMNGCIERGLKVEGIMPGGLKVRRRAHSIYEKLNAEWRSNRLNPVMANDWLSVYAMAVNEENAAGGRVVTAPTNGAAGVVPATVRYFRHFHEDATVDDVRDFLLTAAAIGGIIKHNASISGAEVGCQGEVGSAAAMAAAGLAAVMGGSPEQIENAAEIALEHHLGMTCDPIAGLVQVPCIERNALGAVKAVTAASLALKGDGQHFVPLDACIETMRQTGNDMSEKYKETSTGGLAVNVVEC from the coding sequence ATGTTTCTTTCGGTCTTCGACGTCTTCAAGATCGGTATCGGTCCTTCGAGCTCCCATACGATGGGGCCGATGACCGCAGCAAACCGTTTTCTCGATCTCATCCTCAGCGATGAATGGCCACGCCCTGCCGGCGCCACCGTTGCCCGTTTCCGCGTCACGCTGCATGGATCGCTTGCCTTTACCGGTATCGGACATGGAACCGGCCGCGCGGTGATCCTGGGCCTGACGGGTCAGCGTCCTGATCTCGTCGATCCGGATGCGATGGACGGCATCATTGCCGAGGTCGAGAAAAGCGGCATTGTTTCGCCGCCCGGCCATCCGTCCTACACCTTCCGTCCGGCGGAAGATCTTGTCTATGACAAGAAGAACCCTTTGCCCGGTCACGCCAACGGCATGACCTTCTCGGCGTACGACAATCAGGACCGGCTGCTTGTGAAGCGCATCTATTATTCGGTTGGCGGCGGCTTCGTCGTCACCGACACGGAACTGGACGCCATTCGTCAGCGCGGCAAGACCATCGATAACGGTCCGCGCGTGCCGTATCCGTTTGCCACAGCACGCGAAATGCTCGACATGGCGCAGCGCTCCGGCCGCACCATTGCGCAGATGAAGCGCGCAAACGAAGAAACCGTCGTGTCCCGTGACGAGTTGAATGCTCGTCTCGACCAGATCTGGGAGGCGATGAACGGCTGTATCGAGCGGGGGCTGAAGGTCGAAGGCATCATGCCCGGCGGTTTGAAGGTTCGGCGCCGCGCCCATTCCATCTATGAAAAGCTCAATGCTGAATGGCGCAGCAACCGGCTCAATCCGGTCATGGCGAATGACTGGCTGAGCGTTTATGCAATGGCGGTGAACGAGGAGAACGCCGCGGGCGGACGTGTCGTTACTGCCCCGACCAACGGTGCAGCCGGCGTTGTGCCGGCAACGGTACGCTATTTCCGCCATTTCCACGAAGATGCAACGGTCGACGATGTCAGGGACTTTCTGCTGACGGCTGCGGCCATCGGCGGCATCATCAAGCACAATGCCTCGATTTCCGGCGCGGAAGTCGGCTGTCAGGGCGAAGTGGGCTCTGCCGCCGCCATGGCTGCCGCGGGACTTGCCGCCGTCATGGGCGGTTCGCCAGAGCAGATCGAAAATGCTGCTGAAATTGCTCTCGAGCATCATCTCGGCATGACTTGCGATCCGATTGCCGGTCTGGTGCAGGTGCCCTGCATCGAGCGAAACGCACTCGGCGCCGTCAAGGCGGTGACGGCGGCATCTCTGGCGCTCAAGGGCGATGGCCAGCATTTCGTGCCGCTCGACGCCTGCATCGAGACGATGCGGCAGACTGGCAACGACATGAGCGAGAAGTACAAGGAAACTTCGACCGGCGGTCTGGCCGTCAATGTCGTCGAATGTTGA